One segment of Anatilimnocola aggregata DNA contains the following:
- the rpmA gene encoding 50S ribosomal protein L27, whose amino-acid sequence MAHKKGQGSTSNGRDSNGQRRGVKKFGGEKVIAGNILVRQLGTVFRAGRNVGQGKDYTLFALVDGVVKFDQDSRRINVDVAAN is encoded by the coding sequence ATGGCACATAAGAAGGGTCAGGGTTCCACCAGCAACGGCCGCGACTCGAATGGTCAGCGGCGTGGTGTGAAGAAGTTTGGTGGCGAAAAGGTCATCGCCGGGAACATTCTGGTCCGCCAATTGGGGACGGTGTTCCGCGCTGGTCGCAATGTCGGCCAGGGTAAGGACTACACGCTGTTCGCTTTGGTCGACGGGGTGGTGAAGTTCGATCAAGACAGCCGTCGCATCAATGTTGACGTGGCTGCCAACTAG
- the obgE gene encoding GTPase ObgE, translating into MFVDRVQIEVQAGKGGNGCMSFRREKYVPNGGPDGGDGGKGGSVIIVARNGVNNLAGFSHQKFWKANSGNHGSGANKSGKDGHDLTLEVPVGTLIVDCKNDFVLRDMMNEGDTIVVARGGEAGKGNTRFKTSTNRAPRDHTPGGEGEKRELILELKVIADVGIIGKPNAGKSTLLSRLTKARPQIADYPFTTKYPNLGMVQVDRDRHFVLADIPGLIEGASHGAGLGHEFLRHVERAGILVHLVEPEPADQTDPLTNYHAIREELSLYDKDLGLRQEIVAVTKAELPSAAEVRQQLQESIGSPVLLISAVTGEGLNHLMQAVTTALDAKVVA; encoded by the coding sequence ATGTTTGTCGATCGCGTTCAAATTGAGGTTCAGGCCGGCAAGGGTGGCAATGGGTGCATGAGCTTTCGCCGGGAGAAGTACGTACCCAACGGCGGCCCCGATGGTGGTGACGGCGGCAAAGGGGGCAGCGTGATTATTGTCGCGCGGAATGGTGTGAATAACCTTGCGGGCTTCTCGCACCAAAAGTTCTGGAAGGCGAACTCCGGCAATCACGGCAGCGGAGCGAACAAGTCGGGTAAAGATGGCCACGACCTGACGCTCGAAGTTCCCGTCGGCACCTTGATTGTCGATTGCAAGAACGACTTCGTGCTGCGCGACATGATGAACGAAGGCGATACCATCGTCGTCGCCCGCGGCGGTGAAGCAGGCAAGGGAAACACGCGGTTCAAGACTTCGACCAATCGGGCCCCGCGCGATCATACGCCCGGCGGCGAAGGAGAGAAGCGAGAGCTGATTCTCGAACTAAAGGTGATCGCCGACGTCGGCATCATCGGCAAGCCCAACGCGGGCAAGAGCACGCTGCTGAGTCGCTTGACCAAAGCGCGGCCGCAGATTGCCGACTATCCGTTCACCACGAAGTATCCGAACTTGGGCATGGTGCAGGTCGATCGCGACCGCCACTTCGTGCTGGCCGATATTCCGGGTTTGATCGAAGGGGCCAGTCACGGCGCGGGACTGGGGCACGAGTTCTTAAGGCATGTCGAACGAGCCGGGATCTTGGTTCACCTCGTCGAACCAGAGCCAGCCGACCAGACCGATCCGCTGACGAACTATCACGCGATTCGCGAAGAGCTCTCGCTGTATGACAAAGACCTGGGGCTGCGGCAAGAGATTGTCGCTGTGACTAAGGCCGAGTTGCCCAGCGCCGCGGAAGTGCGGCAGCAGTTGCAGGAGTCGATTGGTTCGCCAGTGCTGCTGATTTCGGCAGTCACGGGGGAAGGGCTGAATCACCTGATGCAGGCTGTCACCACTGCCTTGGATGCAAAGGTCGTCGCATGA
- a CDS encoding type III pantothenate kinase, giving the protein MSAAQLIAVDIGNSFAKLGWFAKDAVAANELPLPTQVIDFRTDIGPGDELLEMLPREAVRWRVSSVNRAGQQRLSQWVQQHRPADDYRLLTRHDLPLDVQVDEPLKVGLDRLAAAVAANVLRTAQTPAIVIGAGTAVTVNLLSAEGVFLGGTILAGFRMSAEALFGGAEQLPLTTFHPNEEPPEVVGKNTEAAIRSGLFWGAVGAVREIVTRIKADLATEPELFITGGDLRRLSPLVDERARYLPHMVLSGIAVASRS; this is encoded by the coding sequence ATGAGTGCGGCGCAGCTGATCGCCGTCGATATTGGCAACAGCTTCGCCAAGCTCGGGTGGTTTGCTAAAGACGCGGTTGCTGCGAACGAGCTACCGCTGCCAACACAGGTCATCGACTTTCGGACTGACATAGGTCCCGGCGATGAACTGCTGGAGATGTTGCCGCGCGAGGCAGTTCGCTGGCGGGTCTCGAGTGTGAATCGAGCCGGGCAACAACGGCTGAGCCAGTGGGTGCAGCAGCATCGGCCGGCCGATGACTATCGCCTGCTCACGCGGCACGACCTACCCCTTGATGTGCAGGTCGATGAGCCACTGAAAGTCGGGCTCGATCGACTGGCCGCAGCCGTCGCGGCCAATGTGCTGCGAACTGCCCAGACGCCAGCGATTGTGATTGGAGCCGGGACCGCGGTGACGGTGAACCTGCTGAGCGCCGAAGGGGTCTTCCTGGGTGGGACGATTCTCGCTGGTTTTCGCATGTCGGCCGAAGCACTCTTTGGCGGTGCCGAGCAGTTGCCACTGACGACGTTTCATCCGAACGAAGAACCACCCGAAGTCGTTGGCAAGAATACCGAAGCGGCCATTCGCAGCGGACTCTTCTGGGGCGCTGTGGGGGCCGTGCGCGAGATCGTCACGCGGATCAAAGCGGACCTTGCGACTGAGCCCGAGTTGTTCATCACCGGAGGCGACTTGCGCAGGCTTTCGCCACTCGTCGATGAGCGGGCGCGGTACCTGCCGCACATGGTGTTGAGCGGAATCGCGGTAGCAAGTCGAAGCTGA
- a CDS encoding flagellar motor protein MotB — translation MLGLNSITTEPTDRTPDWLITYSDLMTLLLVMFVLLFSLSEFKQSEKFQGVARSIHAKFGRPDRPAEEAAQLDAIISSNLRAAHERRTELLGEAN, via the coding sequence ATGCTCGGCCTCAACTCAATCACCACCGAGCCGACCGACCGCACGCCCGATTGGCTCATCACCTATAGCGACCTGATGACGCTGCTCCTCGTGATGTTCGTCCTGCTCTTCTCGTTGAGCGAGTTCAAGCAGAGCGAGAAGTTCCAAGGCGTTGCCCGCTCGATTCACGCCAAGTTCGGTCGCCCCGATCGCCCCGCCGAAGAAGCCGCCCAACTCGACGCCATCATCAGCAGCAACCTCCGCGCGGCCCACGAGCGCCGGACCGAGTTACTCGGCGAAGCGAACTAA
- a CDS encoding motility protein A, translated as MDLATLLGLTLALTMIGVSVVLSGGSPNAFYDSAAITTVCGGMLAALLICFPISTVARLPAVLYRLLFPQVTDTSSLVQRLVRLAEIARRDGLLALEHRAEEGEHPFVRLGVELAVDGTRPEMLEEVLRSEIDSMARRHREGKGMLDQLGRSAPAFGLIGTLLGLIVMLGNISDPSSIAGGMAVALITTLYGAVLSTASLLPMAEKLAFYSRQEMLTREIIVRGILAIQAGEHPRLIAQRLKVYLPPAARAQLERGTA; from the coding sequence ATGGACCTCGCCACATTACTTGGCCTGACACTCGCATTGACGATGATCGGCGTGTCTGTCGTCCTCAGCGGCGGCTCGCCGAACGCGTTCTATGACTCCGCAGCGATCACGACTGTTTGCGGCGGCATGCTCGCGGCCCTCTTGATTTGTTTTCCAATCAGTACCGTTGCCCGCTTGCCCGCGGTGCTCTACCGACTGCTGTTTCCGCAGGTCACGGACACGAGTTCACTCGTGCAACGGCTCGTTCGCCTGGCCGAGATCGCGCGGCGCGATGGGCTCCTCGCGCTCGAACATCGGGCGGAAGAAGGAGAGCATCCGTTCGTTCGCTTGGGTGTCGAGTTGGCCGTCGATGGCACGCGCCCCGAGATGCTGGAAGAAGTGCTGCGGAGCGAGATCGACAGCATGGCTCGTCGCCATCGCGAAGGCAAAGGAATGCTCGACCAGCTTGGCCGCTCGGCACCCGCCTTCGGGCTCATCGGCACCCTGCTCGGACTGATCGTGATGCTGGGCAACATCAGTGATCCATCGAGTATTGCCGGCGGCATGGCGGTGGCTCTGATCACGACTCTCTATGGCGCAGTTCTCTCGACCGCTTCGCTGTTGCCAATGGCCGAGAAGCTGGCCTTTTATAGCCGGCAAGAAATGCTGACTCGCGAGATCATTGTGCGCGGCATTCTGGCGATTCAAGCCGGTGAGCATCCGCGACTCATTGCCCAGCGTCTGAAGGTTTATCTGCCTCCTGCCGCACGTGCTCAGTTGGAACGAGGGACCGCCTGA
- a CDS encoding flagellar FlbD family protein, translated as MIRLTRLDGEEFILNAELIRYIESRPDTFVTLTSGERMIVREPMDEVMLRAVRYQQTKFLLPSPPAVRAAAKQATLEKQESA; from the coding sequence ATGATCAGGCTCACACGTCTCGATGGCGAAGAGTTCATCCTCAACGCGGAACTCATTCGCTACATCGAATCGCGTCCCGATACCTTCGTCACGCTCACCTCGGGCGAACGGATGATCGTGCGCGAGCCGATGGACGAAGTGATGCTGCGCGCGGTTCGCTATCAACAGACGAAATTCCTCCTTCCTTCGCCACCGGCCGTGCGGGCCGCGGCGAAGCAGGCAACTCTTGAGAAGCAGGAGTCGGCCTGA
- a CDS encoding flagellar hook-basal body complex protein, translating into MGLASALTTALTGMTAAETQVDVVGNNLANSQTVGFKASTSVFATQFLQTQSLGSSPTQGSGGTNPRQTGLGVRVSEITPDFTQGTIEVSANTSDLAIQGDGFFIVEGSQGEQLYTRNGQFKTNSDNELVTTTGNRVLGFGVDDQFDIQTTTLTPITIPLGSAAVAQATQNVFLEGVLSPSGDIADTAGVIQSATLGDTAIPRPDVTGALLGVAPIPNASGVTRTTTEGAGTHAEGATYRYRFAYVNDSGTETTASTEISYTIPVGDGLANNTIDLGSLPAASGNYSQVKIYRTAAGGSNFFELDTVAAGSNYVDDNSVALSSTPVDDTTINGNYSYVVTYYRAGEEESRPSLLVGPQNIVNGRVQLSNLPTPPVPPPGGGFPAYDTIRIYRNLSTDTSRFYLVGEVAPGEEFTDNRTDAAISDLNVVTNKEVDFNGPRVDSNTLLTNVIKRDGLNYEPMFELGTLEFSARKGGRSLESKSFEITATSTVQDLVDFMQNAVGIQTSLDDPQHPIPGSLNNIPGENTALSAGIVFNDGQLRLVSNNGVDNAIEIDISSFKITTPTGEVITPNLGFGKIQDAKGQSAVTDFIVYDTLGIPLSIRVTSVLESVTDSATVYRWYADAANNSPLTGSEIAVGTGLITFDGKGSFVSATNDRVTVQRRNIPSSDPLEFQLDFTSVSGLAQAKSSLAAARQDGSAAGTLSSYIIGEDGTIRGVFSSGVTRDLGQIRLARFANPTGLEQKGQNLFGQGVNSGLPIEGNPGNDGTGKIIAGAVELSNTDIGKNLIDLVLATTQYRGNARVITTAQQLLDELLNLRR; encoded by the coding sequence ATGGGTCTAGCATCAGCACTCACCACCGCACTCACGGGTATGACTGCCGCGGAAACGCAAGTCGACGTGGTCGGTAACAACCTGGCGAACTCGCAGACGGTTGGCTTCAAAGCTTCGACGTCGGTATTCGCCACGCAGTTCTTGCAAACGCAAAGCTTGGGTTCATCGCCCACGCAAGGCTCGGGTGGTACGAATCCACGGCAAACGGGCCTCGGTGTGCGCGTGTCGGAAATTACACCCGACTTCACGCAAGGCACAATCGAAGTCAGTGCCAACACTTCGGATCTGGCGATTCAAGGCGATGGTTTCTTCATTGTCGAAGGCTCGCAGGGAGAGCAGCTATATACGCGCAACGGACAGTTCAAAACGAACTCCGACAACGAGTTGGTCACGACCACCGGCAACCGCGTGCTGGGGTTTGGTGTCGACGACCAGTTCGATATTCAAACGACAACCCTCACGCCGATCACGATTCCGCTGGGTTCGGCTGCGGTCGCCCAGGCGACTCAAAACGTGTTTCTCGAAGGGGTGCTCTCGCCGTCGGGTGACATCGCCGATACGGCCGGTGTGATCCAGAGCGCTACGCTGGGCGATACTGCCATTCCCCGGCCGGATGTAACCGGTGCCCTTCTGGGCGTGGCCCCAATTCCCAATGCCAGCGGCGTGACTCGCACCACAACCGAAGGTGCCGGCACCCATGCTGAGGGTGCGACCTATCGCTATCGCTTTGCTTATGTCAACGATAGTGGTACGGAAACTACGGCTTCGACCGAAATCAGCTACACCATCCCAGTCGGTGACGGTCTCGCGAACAACACCATCGACCTGGGCTCGTTGCCAGCTGCCAGCGGAAATTATTCGCAGGTCAAGATCTATCGCACGGCTGCCGGTGGATCGAACTTCTTCGAACTCGATACCGTCGCAGCGGGAAGCAACTATGTTGACGACAATTCGGTAGCACTCTCTTCGACGCCCGTTGACGATACGACCATCAACGGCAACTACAGCTATGTGGTCACGTACTACCGCGCGGGTGAAGAAGAAAGCCGACCGTCGCTGCTGGTAGGCCCACAGAACATTGTGAATGGCCGCGTACAGTTATCGAACCTGCCCACGCCACCAGTGCCACCACCGGGCGGCGGTTTTCCAGCTTACGATACTATTCGCATTTATCGCAATCTGTCGACCGATACGAGCCGCTTTTATCTGGTGGGCGAAGTGGCCCCCGGCGAAGAGTTCACCGACAATCGAACCGATGCCGCGATTTCGGATCTGAATGTTGTCACGAATAAAGAAGTCGATTTCAACGGACCGCGCGTCGACAGCAACACGCTGCTTACGAACGTCATTAAACGTGATGGGCTCAACTACGAACCGATGTTTGAGCTGGGCACACTAGAGTTCTCAGCTCGCAAGGGTGGTCGTTCGCTTGAGTCGAAGTCGTTCGAGATCACTGCGACTTCAACGGTGCAAGACCTCGTCGATTTCATGCAGAATGCCGTTGGCATTCAGACCTCGCTCGACGATCCGCAGCATCCCATTCCCGGTTCGCTCAACAATATTCCCGGTGAGAATACCGCCCTGTCTGCTGGCATCGTATTTAACGATGGACAACTTCGCCTCGTCTCGAACAACGGCGTCGACAACGCCATCGAGATCGATATCTCGAGCTTCAAGATCACGACCCCCACCGGCGAGGTGATTACGCCCAACTTGGGATTTGGCAAAATCCAAGATGCCAAGGGCCAAAGTGCCGTGACCGACTTTATCGTCTACGACACGCTCGGCATTCCGCTCAGCATTCGAGTTACTTCGGTGCTCGAATCGGTGACTGACTCGGCCACTGTTTATCGTTGGTATGCCGACGCAGCAAACAACAGCCCGTTGACGGGTTCCGAAATTGCGGTCGGTACGGGACTCATTACTTTTGATGGTAAGGGAAGTTTTGTCAGTGCCACCAATGACCGTGTCACCGTCCAGCGGCGTAATATTCCTTCGTCCGATCCACTTGAGTTTCAACTCGACTTCACTTCGGTCTCGGGCCTGGCTCAAGCCAAGAGTTCGCTTGCTGCTGCCCGGCAAGACGGTTCGGCCGCCGGTACGCTAAGCAGCTACATCATCGGCGAAGACGGCACGATCCGCGGTGTGTTCAGCAGCGGTGTGACCCGCGACCTGGGGCAGATTCGCCTCGCCCGTTTTGCGAACCCCACAGGCCTCGAACAGAAGGGACAAAACCTCTTCGGCCAAGGGGTCAACTCGGGTCTCCCCATCGAAGGGAACCCCGGCAACGACGGCACAGGCAAGATCATTGCCGGTGCAGTTGAACTGTCGAATACCGACATCGGCAAGAACCTGATCGACCTCGTACTCGCCACGACCCAATATCGTGGTAACGCGCGAGTCATCACGACTGCCCAGCAGTTGCTCGACGAATTGCTCAACCTGCGGCGCTAG